DNA sequence from the Sylvia atricapilla isolate bSylAtr1 chromosome 15, bSylAtr1.pri, whole genome shotgun sequence genome:
GGACTCTCAGCTGTTTCCTAAACTTCACTACATCAGCTAAACACTGGAATGTAAATTCCTCCTCTATGAACCAGATCTGCTGAGTGACAGATCCTGGAGGCAGGAATCTGTAGGATGGGAAGTGCTGTGAGAAAAAGCCCCCATTTTTAAAGTACTCAGCAGTGGCAGTTTTCTCAATCGAGTTATACATGTAAAACAGCTAAAAAACCTGCAGTCTGTCCCAAAaccctgcagcctctccccaTGCTGGGGAAACAGGACAACATTCCTGACAGCAAAGTGCAGGGACAGAACGTTTTATAGCACTGACCTGGACCAGGAAGGGAATCTCCACgggctgctcctgtccctgggcatCCAGGTAGGTGCCGTGCATGATgttggagagcagcagcacctggatgAGGAATGCAGCTGTGACAGCTGCAACAGCCCCAGCTGTGGCAGTCAGGGACAGCAGGTACAGCAGGAACACACCAGCGTTGCAGGCCCCGATGCAGTTGTTGACCCACACACAGTGGTGGTCAAAGCGATGCACGCACGTCCTGCAGACACCTCCAGGAGGCAGGGGCAAAACAAACGTCTTGGCACTTCATTCCTAATTAAGTTTGATCTTTACATGTTTTTTAAGCTGAAGATATGTGGGAGTTGCAGTCAGGGTTTAGCTGGCAGCTTTTGAAGCAAGTAAATTTAATTGTGTATCCTAAGAAAAACAATGTATTCCATTTCCTCATTTATTCACCAAGACTGCAGCTCCAAGACTTTGGCTCCTCTTTCAGGCAAAGCACCTGAAAGGCAGAGTTTGCAGCTCCCACCTTTATTTTAGATGATAAAAAGAGGTGGTGGACTTCTCATGCCTGGCAGTGTTCCAgggcaggctggacagggcttggagcaccctgggatagtgcaaggtgtccctttccctggcagggggtgacatgagatgggctttaaggatccctcccagcccaaacccctaCAGGATTCTGTGactatgaaacagaaaatatcaatCTGAGGTCCTGACAGGTGataatttctcatttgaatTCCAGCTGCTCACAAGCTCAACTGATCCTGACCCTGAATTATCCCTTGGAACTGGtaatttctgagagaaaaaacagcacCCAAACAGCTCCACGGATGGGCAAATGCAGCTGTGGCCCGGTacctcaggaaaacaaacacagcccCATGAGCACTAAGCTGGTGACAGAACAGCTGTAGTGggaactgcagctcctgggggagaATTCCTTTGGGAAGGTTTTACTGCCACGGTTATCAAGGAATTTCAGATCCTTACTGCAGTGCTTGGACCTGGCTGGCTTCTCCACGGTGCACGTGGGACACACGAGGCCCCTCTGAAACAACACCCCATCATAGGCATAAACCTTAACCAGGGATGCAGCGTTGGACTTTGTCACTGTACCTGTGAAAGAGACAtgaaaaagaactaaaaaatgagatttgtagcattttttcttctgttttcaaagaGCACAAGCACGATGTTACCAGGATTGGCCcgggagcagagcaggaagcagcCCAGgttcccagccagcagcaggtagggcaggagcaggagcaggaggtggaactgcagctcccagcagtaCACAAACACTTCCCAGGTGTACTCCCCAAacactgcagcctgcagggctACGTGCAGGACCACAAACAAACAGCTCCTGCAAAGGAAAGGGGACAGTCTATTTAATACTCAGCATCCTGATTAACAGGTCAAGTACACTCAGAGGTGATCAAAGACTTTCCAAATGCAAGGAGACACCTCTTTTAGGTTTTCAGGCCAGCTTGGATTGCATATTAATAGTGTTTTCTCCATCCACTGgcttcttctcctcttcttcccacATACACTCCTTTAAATATGTCAGCTAAATTCCCTGCTTTATTCACATGtcctttggatttttttccctgtcagtACAAAGTCTTATAATCACTTGCTGCTGACAAAATATGCCACAGCAACAGGCCACAAAACACTCTGCCAGAAGACATTTGCTactctgaaagcaaagaaaattctCCCAGAATAATCttaaaaatgctgcagcaaTATAAACAGCTGTTAGAAAATAAGGGTGGCAGTAGGTAGGCAGTGGTGAACACCAGTTCCAGAGTATGTGGCGAATTCCAGTGCCCCCAGCACCTCTGACTCTCTGTTCTCAGGCTGGTTTAGGGCAGAGGATCAGCAGAACAGGCACAAACCCACCCCAGCACTCCCAACACAGCTGCAGATTTACAGCCCTGAAGTCACTGTCACATtgagctgctgtccccagagaaaaggcatttaaatCATTCCTGAGGCACCAGAGTTTACAGACACCACAAAATCCACCTGAATCCAGCAGGCTCCAtgctggcagctgtgcagcttCCCCCTCAGCCACCTGGACATCCAGGCTGCTGGACTGAGACTAATGGGATTTGAGGGAGAGGATGGAGACTGAGAGTCTGTCGGACTCCATCTGCAGCTGCCAGAGAGGCTGTGGTAATTCCTGTGGGGATGCAGGATCCCACCAGTGTGACCAACATCTGTTCCTGAGCCACATTATCTTCATTTGTCAATATGTTCAAACATTTCAGGGTACCACCCTTTAAACGAGCACGGAAGGGAGAGACAACAGCATGGCAAATCTCAAAGGGAATCTTTAATCCCTGACAGGCATCCCAAATGGAGACAGAATATCTAAGGATCATACTGAGAGCTCTGATGTGGCAGGAGATCCCAACAGAACCAGAAATAAGAGTGAAAACAAGTGCCAAAGGGATAGAAGTGCATTACCTTGTGTGGAAGAGCCTGTGCAGTGCCCGGTGTGTCACCCTCTGGAGCTGGGTGGGGACCACCAGTGACAGCACCTGAGGGAAATGAAGCTCTGTGTTACCTGGCCATTACTGCTGCCTTGGGGCAAGCTCAGATTTAAGCACAAGTCCCTTATCCCTCAGTTCTGgacctgcacagccccagcaccaggGAGGAGGCTCCTTTTCAGGGGCATCTGAGCTTCTTACCACAGAGTCAAAggtggaagagaccttcaagatcataAAGTCCAACCACAAcacacagaatcctggaatcaCTCAGCTTGGACAGGCCCTTCAAGTTCCTTGAGTCCAACCTGTGCcaaatccccaccttgtccccagcccagagcaccgagtgccacatccagtccttccttggacatctccagggatgggcactccaaacctccctgggcagttccaatgcctgacccccccctttccatgaagaaagaagagaagcaggaaTGCTTCTGGGGTTTTCCACATGGGACTGAGGTTCCATACTCCTGGGAGTCCCCCAGGCCCAAACAAACATATCTGGGTTAATGTGTGAAAGTTCTAAGGAGCTTAGGGTTGGTGTAGGGTGGGGATGGGTTAAGCAGGGGATAGAACTGACCAATTCCCCAGCTACAATATGCTCCATCAGCCCATCTGACAGATCACAGGGAGATAAGCAAAAGGATAAAGCCTTTGgcctccagaaaaaaaaaaaaaaaagaggaaaaaatccatGAGCCagccaaacccccaaaaatccagtttctgcagctccagctctgatCCAGCCCCACGGCTCCATGTCTAATTTCCCTTTCAAGCACAGCTCGACGTGCTGAAGGAGGAACCTGCCCGTGTTCATTGAGTGAATCCCTCAGCCAGGGATGTGCCTGTGGAATTGTCTGACTCGGCTGCTCCGAGCTGACACATCTCTATAGCAACACGGCGCAGGAATTAGAGCTGCTGAGCCTATTTCTAGCTGACATGGAGGGAAAATATGCAGTGAGAGCTTCTTGCCTCAGATGTGAAAGACCAGGAGGCAAAAAGCATATGTGGAGCTGAGAGAATGCTAAATATTTTGGTGTGAACTGGTACGTCGCAGCTCGGCAGCTCGAGGGACAAGTGTTTGTaaaaagaagttgtttttttttcaagtgtgcTGCAAGAGGAAACACAACCCAGCAGAAAAGAACCTGCAGGAAACCTCAACACAACTGCAGGCTAATgccaagtgccctcagctgctcccccaTGGCCCCTCCAGGCCCTTCACCACCCTTTGTCCATCCTTTGGATGCCCTCTAAGAGCTTCAGACCCTTCTGATATTCTGAGGTTTATATTGCATTGGTCCTTATCTTATAATAACTTACCTTACATTGTGACCTTACATTTAGCATTGCTCGTATTTATATCCCAGGTAAAATATTGATTACATtcacatgtatttatttcccaGGCACAGGTATTGATTAGATTCCTCCAGACAGTGGCTTCACACCACAGCAGTAATTTAATTGCTGCTGTTTAAACACTTCATCGCAACAGCTATTAAGATATGGGGGGGGGGAAAATCAATTTCTCTGCACAGTGTGTCTATAAACCAAAAGGAATTATAGTAccagtaataaaaaaaagtctatCTGAACTCCTGTGAACAGcattaaatataatttacaaTTTAAGTGATAATTCTCTTATCCTTTACCTTCCAAGAatattacagcttttttttttccttttcattcagACATAGCCCAACAGTCAGAAAAATGAACTAGTGCTTTTCCAATTCCCTGTTTTTACAATAAAATGCCAATTCTTAATCCTCTTTTAAACCTCTTCATTCCTGCTTCTTTCTTAGTGAACAAGAGCCTGCAGCATTAGTACACATTAAAGAGCTTCCCCTAAAATATCTGCCACCACTTATAATGCTCTCCCTATTTTAATCCTCAAACCTCCCCCACTTTTTTCCTCTCGATGACAGCAGCCCATACCACAAAAACTGCACATTCCTGAGGCCTGATTCTTATTTAAGTTTTCAAAGTTGTGTTGTGGTATTACTGAAGAAGGCACTTCTGGCGTGGTGAGAAGCTCCATCCCCACCCCCGAcaggcacaggctgggacaggagctgggagacaCAAATGATTTTTATTATCTGCTTGGGCAGGATTTAATCATCTCAAAGGAagtttatttctgcttcctaTCCCACTTCCTTGAGAGCAGACATTAAACCAAGATGAAACATATCACCACTCTAACCACacacaacagctttttttttttttttcctaagaacaAATATAGCAGTTGCACTAATTTTAGCAGAACaaagcagggcagcacaggagatGATCATTCCCCTGAAAGTTCATTCTCTGCCTGGGAGCACAGTGCTTTACCTGGCTTGCCCTGTTGACACTCCTTGTGAGGAAACTCTCCTTCCTTCCcgagcagaggcagagcagggcagtgacgGCGAGCACAAAGCACAGGTAGATCAGGAAGAGCGTCAGGAAATCCATCCCGAGCCCTGCAGTGGAACAGGAGCGGCTGTTGGACCCCTGGGTGCCATCAGCAGGGTCTGACATTCCCTGAGCTCAGGGACGGAGCAGggtcccctccagcagcacccagcactgaGGGTGCCCAGTtataaatgtataaaacatGTGTATAAAACATGTATATATAACATACATATTTTATCTATCCCCGTGAGGGCCAAGGTAGAAACACAGAATCCCAAAATCCTctaggttggaaaaaaccctcccagCCCACcgagtcccagctgtgcccgatgcccaccttgtccccagcccagagctctgagtgccacctccaggtgccacctccagggatgggcacccCAAACCTCCCTAGGCAGCCTCTGCCAagccctgagctccctttccatggggaaattcctgctgatgtccaTCCTGACCCTCCCCCGCACAGTCTGAGGCcgtttccccttgtcctgtccctgttccctgcgACATCCAGTCCCACTgtttccccagcagtgccaaagcCACCACTAACCCAAGcactgtccccaagtgccacatccacagggctttgAAATCCCTCCAGCCATGGGGACTCcacccctgctctgggcagctgtgccagggctgggcagcatTTCCAGGGTGGAATTTCCCCTCAAATCccacctaaacctcccctgcccctgaggccattccctctcctcctgtccctgttccctgggagcacagcccgacccccccggctgtcccctcctggcagggacttgtgcagagccagaaattcctcctgatccctattttctccaggctgagccccttccccagctcccttgggagctccattcccttccccggccccgctcccttccctgggcaggctcCAGCCCCGGGGACCGGGGGTCGGGGGGGACAGCTCCCGGAGCAGCCGCGGCCCGGCGGAAGCGGCGCCGCTCGGGCGATCCCGGCAATTCCAGCGCCCTCCGGCgccccggcggccccggccccgacACAGCCCCTGCTTCTGTGAGGGGCGATAAAACCCCGAAAACATCGGCGAAATCAGCTCCGTGTGAACGCCGGAGCTGCCGCCTTCTCCCAGTCCCGGGCACGTTACCGTGTGAGCCCCGTGCGGCTGATGGGCGCCTTCCGTCTTCCCGGAGCGCCGCCACCCGCTGCCCTTTGCCCGCCCTGTGTCGTTCCTTAGGAATCGccccaaaaaatccctgcaGTGTTGTGGCCTTTGGTGGAGCCCCTAAAGCAAAACTCTCGTGTCTTCCCGGAGCTCTGAGCACGGTATTGCCTTGTGACCCGCATCCTCCTGGTGCCACCCTGTCCCAGGTGCGGGGGGCTCGCTGCCGCACCTGCCGGCCCCCACCTGGGCGGGGATGAGGTGGGGACACGCGGGGTGCAGCGCCGTGCCCGTCCCTCCGCGCTCCTGACAACTGAAACCGCCCGGCGCTCCCGCCGGGGCCGATTGGGTTACGGTGCCCGCCTGGAATTTGCCAGAGAAACTCGCCCGCGTCACCGATCCGAAGGCTCCCAAACTGCTGGCATGGTTTTCCCAGCTCGGGGTCCCTCTGTGCCGCTGGCTGGAGCTCGGACAGCACAGGTAAGCcttccagggctgctccaggggcttCGGCCAAAGAGGAGATGGATCGGCTTggtgggaggcaggagaggagcttgAGTTTCAGGAAGagtctcttttttcccttggtaAGCCCAGTGCACCCACTTGGGCCCCCAGTGAACCAAACAAGACATGAGAGGGAGAAATGCAGCCAAAATGCTCCTGAAGCACAGCTGTCTTGGAGTGCAGGCCGAGACACCGGGGTCCTGATGGAGGATGGAGGGAAAAACCCATTTCCCCCCATCCTACTGAGACAGCAGAATTTCCACAGGTACAGAAATAGCTTACCTTGTGTCATTGGATGTCACCTGGTAAGGCTGGTGGCACAGAAGGGGCTGGGGTGGTTTATTTGTGGGGGGACAGGCAGGGTCTGTGTGCCATggtccctgggcacagccaggacgGGAGCTGCAGTGAGGGCCACCACCCTGGGACTggcaccagcactgcccaggagcTCGGCCACTCTCGGTGCCCTTACAGGCTGTGCTCAAGGACAAGCAGCCAGCAAATACCTGGACAGAGGCTGAGACTCAGAGGGATGAAGCT
Encoded proteins:
- the ZDHHC4 gene encoding palmitoyltransferase ZDHHC4; its protein translation is MSDPADGTQGSNSRSCSTAGLGMDFLTLFLIYLCFVLAVTALLCLCSGRKESFLTRSVNRASQVLSLVVPTQLQRVTHRALHRLFHTRSCLFVVLHVALQAAVFGEYTWEVFVYCWELQFHLLLLLLPYLLLAGNLGCFLLCSRANPGTVTKSNAASLVKVYAYDGVLFQRGLVCPTCTVEKPARSKHCSVCRTCVHRFDHHCVWVNNCIGACNAGVFLLYLLSLTATAGAVAAVTAAFLIQVLLLSNIMHGTYLDAQGQEQPVEIPFLVQHLFLTFPRIVFMLGFVILLTLVLGGYCCFTLYLALTNQTTNEWCKARRCGGSPHLPSEPHDRPLVYKNIYSKGIWRNLKEVFNPPTVVERKKKT